The following are from one region of the Coccinella septempunctata chromosome 7, icCocSept1.1, whole genome shotgun sequence genome:
- the LOC123317582 gene encoding uncharacterized protein MCAP_0864-like, giving the protein MMDDHEDDTTLSEIKHKLKKKTAVSPPKELLENEIIKKKLFSQKEEKTMKKSIEKVAEEVEANAGQEVRKKIVLESTKLLNMMNDRKDDTPLSEMKHKLQKKISAPKENLLENEIIKEKFSSQRRQKKMQESIDKIEVVAEEVKTNDGQETEKKMVLDTKLSHTITEDEDNIPLFELKRKLQTKTARLKSPDLNHPQMKSKADEANVRDQKRIEKQSNVFSEDINVSQKCEDREENIIETIEEDSTRTSPNKKRKDETASLNRTDKNIKLKTSDSKTENDIKTFQKCEKNELKRSIERNKENENNEVRIKIPKMVRSNAQAEAEIKKSDQVFDEVERSMSLLFDMENNEPIEKPVNLPTQKILQDTNRFANITANTTNSLTASNAGMLKRGRKLFSHENEEENFLNFTLVQEKNEEVNPVKEPKKIRKKKEKDSRNSLEKSKNKKSPRKATKNHSEIRHKKDSTCINRSRPKRLDAFYDRVIEKLKTKNSSSRISHSVYPKVRRSENDRDGKYNLDFSLLKASFQKKQETAQSKLKFSSGQNENRDFVIEEPCHKDSDREERNVICENQQEETDEILREILRNLGLLFRKIADGTLKKPSPSIQKSLLAAAAALIDL; this is encoded by the exons ATGATGGACGACCATGAGGATGATACAACTTTGTCTGAAATAAAGCATAAACTTAAGAAAAAAACTGCAGTTTCGCCACCCAAAGAACTTTTAGAGAATGAGATCATTAAAAAGAAACTCTTCTCGCAAAAAGAGGAAAAAACAATGAAGAAATCGATTGAGAAAGTTGCAGAAGAAGTCGAGGCTAATGCTGGACAAGAAGTcaggaaaaaaattgtgttgGAAAGTACTAAATTATTAAATATGATGAACGACCGTAAGGATGATACACCTTTGTCTGAAATGAAGCataaacttcagaaaaaaatttcagcacCGAAAGAAAATCTTCTAGAGAATGAGATCATTAAAGAGAAATTTTCTTCACAAAGAAGGCAGAAAAAGATGCAGGAATCAATTGATAAAATTGAAGTAGTTGCAGAAGAAGTCAAGACTAATGATGGACAAGAAACTGAGAAAAAAATGGTGTTAGATACCAAATTATCCCATACGATAACGGAAGATGAGGATAATATACCTTTGTTTGAATTGAAGCGTAAACTTCAGACTAAAACTGCACGTTTAAAATCACCTGATTTAAACCATCCCCAAATGAAAAGCAAGGCTGATGAAGCAAATGTAAGGGATCAAAAAAGAATAGAAAAACAAAGTAATGTTTTCAGCGAAGATATTAATGTTTCTCAGAAATGCGAGGATAGGGAAGAAAATATCATAGAAACGATTGAAGAGGACTCCACAAGAACTTCACCcaacaaaaagagaaaagaTGAAACAGCATCTTTGAATCGAactgataaaaatataaaactgAAAACCTCAGATAGCAAAACAGAAAACGATATTAAAACATTCCAGAAGTGtgaaaaaaatgaattgaaaagaTCAATAGAAAGAAACAAGGAAAATGAGAATAACGAAgttagaataaaaattccaaaaatggtGCGAAGCAATGCACAAGCGGAGGCCGAGATCAAAAAATCCGACCAAGTGTTCGATGAAGTAGAAAGATCGATGTCTTTGTTATTCGATATGGAAAATAATGAACCTATTGAAAAACCTGTCAATTTGCCTACCCAAAAAATTCTACAGGACACTAATAGATTCGCAAATATAACTGCCAACACTACTAACTCCCTTACAGCAAGTAATGCCGGAATGCTTAAAAGGGGCAGAAAACTATTCAGTCATGAAAATGAAGAGGAGAATTTCCTGAATTTCACACTCGTACAAGAGAAAAACGAAGAGGTTAATCCGGTTAAAGAACCAAAGAAAATtcgaaagaaaaaagaaaaagattcGAGAAATTCTCTGGAAAAGAGTAAAAATAAGAAAAGTCCACGAAAAGCTACTAAAAACCATTCAGAAATTCGTCATAAAAAAGATTCAACCTGTATAAATCGTTCTAGACCTAAGAGGTTAGATGCATTCTATGATCGTGTTATTGAAAAACTCAAAACGAAAAATTCCTCTTCGAGAATCTCACATTCAGTTTATCCGAAAGTGAGGAGAAGTGAAAATGACAGAGACGGAAAATATAATTTGGATTTCTCCTTGCTCAAAGCCAGCTTTCAGAAAAAGCAAGAAACTGCTCAGTCTAAGTTGAAATTTTCGTCTGGACAAAACGAAAATAGAGATTTTGTGATCGAAGAACCCTGCCACAAAGATAGCGACAGGGAGGAAAGAAACGTGATATGTGAAAATCAGCAGGAAGAAACAGATGA AATTCTGAGagaaattttgagaaatctAGGATTGCTTTTCCGTAAAATAGCTGATGGTACATTAAAAAAACCTTCACCTTCTATACAGAAAAGTCTACTAGCTGCTGCTGCTGCACTGATTGATCTTTAA
- the LOC123317584 gene encoding uncharacterized protein LOC123317584 encodes MNRETNKVDPGWNDPPMLEFNACQPTPKSRIGNKRVPFPLGPSNAPQKSVLHSDMDNAINDTSEEAIQNMKDVTFSNFESVLNSKCSDEVHGKIKLMKEMWTLGKFSTSLKNDLYKLSNSIVRKDIVTANKLNLELHMKYPSHCKDWISAVGFLINDK; translated from the exons atgaatagaGAAACCAATAAAG TTGACCCAGGTTGGAATGACCCTCCTATGTTGGAGTTTAATGCATGTCAACCTACCCCTAAAAGTAGAATTGGAAATAAAAGGGTTCCGTTTCCATTGGGACCCTCCAACGCACCACAAAAATCGGTATTGCATAGTGATATGGACAATGCCATAAATGACACTTCAGAAGAAGCAATCCAAAATATGAAAGATGTAACTTTCTCTAATTTTGAAAGTGTTCTGAATTCTAAGTGTAGCGATGAAGTCCATGGAAAAATAAAACTTATGAAAGAAATGTGGACATTAGGGAAGTTCTCTACTAGTTTAAAAAACGATTTGTATAAACTATCCAATTCAATTGTTAGGAAAGATATTGTAACTGCAAATAAATTAAATCTTGAATTACATATGAAATATCCCAGTCACTGTAAAGATTGGATTTCAGCTGTAGGTTTCTTGATTAATGATAAATGA
- the LOC123317341 gene encoding serine/arginine repetitive matrix protein 2-like — MSGVRRCKEFLRNLNQEELKITRVLIKRRNIPDLGNDIHRIYRELDDPKSLVIHFNKEISRGIFDREDIVVNQEFPEETFKNSSRSRSRRSPSVEDSRREEKSRNVSYYHESSSKRRNQGERSYRSRSRSGDGSRRDRSRSGSYRKRSRSPSRRDKYNGRSRRGERKKSRSFSPHKKKPGLFIPTESDNLKHQRRKAGRSHSPSSSHGPNKIREHSGRSSMERHRSPRKRSRSPSRSRRSRSGSTRARRSRRSRSRSRHFEREIEYVGLYGDPQMPPCIFQDGKYWIPVGPAFLPRGFIPPPLYPRPFPPPMMMPRMPNMMQPYRQRPHRPRQQQSAPCDVASTSTAVKNAGGGSNEENKQQNT, encoded by the exons ATGAGTGGTGTGAG GAGGTGTAAAGAGTTTCTACGAAATCTGAATCAAGAGGAGTTGAAAATCACCAGGGTGCTAATCAAAAGACGCAATATACCGGATCTTGGGAATGATATACATCGTATATACAGAGAACTAGATGATCCAAAAAGTCTTGTAATTCATTTCAACAAAG AAATATCACGAGGCATTTTCGATAGAGAAGATATAGTTGTAAATCAAGAATTCCCTGAAGAAACTTTCAAGAATAGTTCAAGAAGTCGCAGTAGAAGAAGTCCCTCGGTTGAAGACAGCAGACGAGAAGAAAAATCAAGAAATGTATCTTATTACCATGAATCATCTAGCAAGCGAAGAAATCAAGGGGAAAGGTCATATAG AAGTCGCTCTCGGTCAGGAGATGGCTCGAGAAGGGATAGGAGTCGTTCAGGATCTTATAGAAAACGAAGCAGATCCCCCTCGAGAAGAGACAAATATAATGGACGTTCTCGCAGGGGTGAAAGAAAGAAGAGCAGGAGTTTCTCACCGCACAAGAAAAAGCCAGGTCTGTTCATACCAACCGAAAGTGACAATTTGAAACACCAAAGAAGGAAAGCAGGTCGATCACACTCCCCAAGTTCGTCGCATGGCCCAAATAAAATCCGTGAACATTCCGGCAGGTCAA GCATGGAAAGACATAGATCTCCCCGCAAGAGAAGCAGATCTCCTTCCAGATCCAGAAGAAGTCGTTCTGGCTCCACAAGGGCTAGGAGGTCTAGACGCAGTCGATCTCGTAGCAGACATTTCGAGAGAGAAATCGAGTATGTTGGACTTTATGGTGATCCACAAATGCCACCTTGCATTTTTCAG gATGGAAAGTATTGGATTCCAGTAGGACCTGCATTCCTACCCAGAGGCTTTATACCTCCTCCATTATATCCAAGGCCATTCCCACCACCAATGATGATGCCTAGAATGCCCAATATGATGCAACCATATAGACAACGTCCACACCGACCAAGGCAGCAACAAAGTGCTCCTTGTGATGTTGCCTCAACAAGCACTGCTGTAAAAAATGCGGGAGGTGGTAGTAATGAAGAAAACAAGCAGCAGAATACTTAG
- the LOC123317281 gene encoding SPRY domain-containing SOCS box protein 3 isoform X1, with protein sequence MAMRTVPFNKFINCTEKCWSKYINGKLECDCGSDIRIIEWFWEKDEGESNFHLDPKNFIVTFHPVYSSGTSVVRGSTPFKQNMHYYWELKMISKLYGTDVMIGVGTKEGLQNFTNYRFRFCSMLGLDDQTWGYSYHGKIQHDKLTRIYGESFGLSSRIGVHLDMCSGKLEYYINRKPLGVAFTGLKKKELYPMACATAAQSSMRLICSVSQEETLQMLCLKCVHQNSYLYEKYSSIPGLYKLYSQKYFWMTPSIACKKVSKEQEEEELYYLAMNNNSAKRKQKKNFLVTPRSNKKSSSKHARSSREGNFSARSNRPLPLKMDFEFVQDSSVLRFLSHGTLNHSEDSDSD encoded by the exons ATGGCAATGAGAACAGTGCCCTTCAATAAATTCATCAATTGTACTGAGAAGTGTTGGTCGAAATACATTAACGGCAAGCTAGAATGTGATTGTGGAAGTGATATACGAATTATTGAATGGTTTTGGGAAAAAGATGAAGGTGAAAGTAATTTCCACCTTgatccaaaaaattttattgttacTTTTCATCCGGTTTACAGTTCTGGCACCTCTGTTGTACGAGGTAGTACACCTTTCAAACAAAATATGCACTATTATTGGGAACTGAAGATGATTTCGAAATTATATGGTACAGATGTG atgatAGGTGTAGGCACAAAAGAAGGATTACAGAATTTCACAAATTATAGATTTAGATTCTGTAGTATGCTGGGATTAGATGATCAAACATGGGGTTACTCTTACCatggaaaaattcaacatgacaagttaacaagaatatatGGGGAAAGCTTTGGGTTGTCTTCTAGAATTGGCGTGCATTTAGACATGTGCTCTGGAAAGTTAGAATATTATATTAACAGAAAACCATTAG GTGTAGCTTTTACTGGTTTGAAGAAGAAGGAATTATATCCCATGGCTTGTGCGACTGCTGCTCAGTCCTCCATGAGATTAATTTGTTCTGTTTCACAAGAAGAAACTCTGCAGATGTTATGCCTCAAATGTGTTCATCAGAATTCATATCTGTATGAAAAATACTCTTCTATACCAGGTCTTTACAAGTTATACAGCCAGAAGTACTTTTGGATGACTCCCAGTATAGCAT GTAAAAAAGTTAGTAAGgagcaagaagaagaagagctCTATTATCTAGCAATGAATAATAACTCCgcaaaaaggaaacaaaaaaaaaatttccttgtaACACCTAGGTCAAATAAGAAAAGTTCATCAAAACATGCACGCTCCTCAAGGGAAGGAAATTTTTCTGCGCGCTCCAATAGACCATTGCCTTTAAAAATGGATTTTGAATTTGTGCAAGATAGCAGCGTGTTGAGATTTCTATCTCATGGTACCCTTAATCATTCCGAGGATTCTGATAGTGATTGA
- the LOC123317281 gene encoding SPRY domain-containing SOCS box protein 3 isoform X2 has protein sequence MHYYWELKMISKLYGTDVMIGVGTKEGLQNFTNYRFRFCSMLGLDDQTWGYSYHGKIQHDKLTRIYGESFGLSSRIGVHLDMCSGKLEYYINRKPLGVAFTGLKKKELYPMACATAAQSSMRLICSVSQEETLQMLCLKCVHQNSYLYEKYSSIPGLYKLYSQKYFWMTPSIACKKVSKEQEEEELYYLAMNNNSAKRKQKKNFLVTPRSNKKSSSKHARSSREGNFSARSNRPLPLKMDFEFVQDSSVLRFLSHGTLNHSEDSDSD, from the exons ATGCACTATTATTGGGAACTGAAGATGATTTCGAAATTATATGGTACAGATGTG atgatAGGTGTAGGCACAAAAGAAGGATTACAGAATTTCACAAATTATAGATTTAGATTCTGTAGTATGCTGGGATTAGATGATCAAACATGGGGTTACTCTTACCatggaaaaattcaacatgacaagttaacaagaatatatGGGGAAAGCTTTGGGTTGTCTTCTAGAATTGGCGTGCATTTAGACATGTGCTCTGGAAAGTTAGAATATTATATTAACAGAAAACCATTAG GTGTAGCTTTTACTGGTTTGAAGAAGAAGGAATTATATCCCATGGCTTGTGCGACTGCTGCTCAGTCCTCCATGAGATTAATTTGTTCTGTTTCACAAGAAGAAACTCTGCAGATGTTATGCCTCAAATGTGTTCATCAGAATTCATATCTGTATGAAAAATACTCTTCTATACCAGGTCTTTACAAGTTATACAGCCAGAAGTACTTTTGGATGACTCCCAGTATAGCAT GTAAAAAAGTTAGTAAGgagcaagaagaagaagagctCTATTATCTAGCAATGAATAATAACTCCgcaaaaaggaaacaaaaaaaaaatttccttgtaACACCTAGGTCAAATAAGAAAAGTTCATCAAAACATGCACGCTCCTCAAGGGAAGGAAATTTTTCTGCGCGCTCCAATAGACCATTGCCTTTAAAAATGGATTTTGAATTTGTGCAAGATAGCAGCGTGTTGAGATTTCTATCTCATGGTACCCTTAATCATTCCGAGGATTCTGATAGTGATTGA
- the LOC123317282 gene encoding acyl carrier protein, mitochondrial isoform X1 — MSGITRSLRLLSMAKSLRQFSSRSAILGLSKRPLCTRGLFNNEISASQSPRLPRFYSSKPPLTIDLISQRVCLVLKLYDKINPEKLTLDSHFMNDLGLDSLDHVEVIMAMEDEFGFEIPDADAEKLLKPADIVRYICDKEDIYE, encoded by the exons ATGTCAGGAATCACCAGAAGTTTGCGACTTCTGAGTATGGCTAAGTCGCTTAGGCAATTTTCAAGCAGATCTGCTATTTTGGGATTGAGTAAGCGCCCCTTATGTACTCGGGGACTATTTAATAATGAAATATCTGCTAGCCAG AGTCCCAGGTTGCCACGATTTTACAGCTCTAAACCACCACTTACAATTGACTTAATATCTCAAAGAGTCTGTCTGGTCCTTAAATTATATGACAAAATAAATCCAGAAAAG CTGACTTTGGATTCACATTTCATGAACGATTTAGGCCTTGATTCATTGGATCATGTTGAAGTGATAATGGCAATGGAAGATGAATTTGGATTTGAAATTCCTGATGCCGATGCAGAAAAGCTGTTGAAGCCTGCAGATATTGTTAGATATATTTGCGATAAAGAGGACATTTATGAATAA
- the LOC123317282 gene encoding acyl carrier protein, mitochondrial isoform X2 codes for MSGITRSLRLLSMAKSLRQFSSRSAILGLSKRPLCTRGLFNNEISASQIQLRFYSPEIKNKPSEEEVKKRVLNVCASYDKVTAEKLTLDSHFMNDLGLDSLDHVEVIMAMEDEFGFEIPDADAEKLLKPADIVRYICDKEDIYE; via the exons ATGTCAGGAATCACCAGAAGTTTGCGACTTCTGAGTATGGCTAAGTCGCTTAGGCAATTTTCAAGCAGATCTGCTATTTTGGGATTGAGTAAGCGCCCCTTATGTACTCGGGGACTATTTAATAATGAAATATCTGCTAGCCAG ATACAACTTCGGTTCTATTCACCTGAAATTAAGAACAAGCCTTCTGAGGAGGAGGTCAAAAAACGGGTGCTGAACGTTTGCGCTTCATACGATAAGGTCACGGCTGAAAAG CTGACTTTGGATTCACATTTCATGAACGATTTAGGCCTTGATTCATTGGATCATGTTGAAGTGATAATGGCAATGGAAGATGAATTTGGATTTGAAATTCCTGATGCCGATGCAGAAAAGCTGTTGAAGCCTGCAGATATTGTTAGATATATTTGCGATAAAGAGGACATTTATGAATAA
- the LOC123317233 gene encoding kinetochore protein NDC80 homolog yields MRRSRSSSNIPLSTFKRNISNENLGSSQQSSRTSQGLRRSNSSINLFSAQKLLVPSTSYRTEVTSNDALTSTSNRRITATPLRSVGSGSVCRRINATPRSQSKTAPSPCVLLTTSKINDKKFSSDQFKKICAFVGERSEDFDPKSLKPLTLSSFVQTISMLFRELDPRININMANYKEVVFKYLKLYKYPGPVSMSLLKSVNTNLSWTQVMSIFGWLVDLIHETSKPVGMLEQYILGRAQTAFRPGSETKGLHIEYIEEILNFDRTEGEILENECEILRQEAEAKVVLINEKKTKNDMLCETLQQMEIDIKEFKEDNLEDKIKNEISELQSEFKIRVMKIEEMKEIISSQQKIIANQKYSLKDKQELLKKIEEKKYSLSLKKEELENIYKLKDDYDYQQTNYRRKIETEIHKINGRLLQLPLGNFVDDAKKIRLPDRGMHKPKFIEEIEEKKQLLENISEKISSEFQETQVVLSRKTNSLNKLCSEVNKQNKENDLLKKEIEQISVEKSRVLFEFDVQQKQHENKTIQLIQNAPDIESIKNKKEELQKEVLVLREKLTQIGDECMEICKKIHEETREKAIQMRAIMADLTEKAAKACQSKVQKETEIADMLSENVSD; encoded by the exons ATGAGGAGATCAAGGAGTTCGTCAAATATTCCACTTTCTACGTTCAAAaggaatatttcaaatgaaaatcttGGAAGTTCTCAACAAAGCTCTAGAACTTCACAAGGTTTGAGGAGATCTAACAGTTCCATCAATCTTTTTTCCGCTCAAAAATTGTTGGTTCCTTCGACCAGTTACAG AACTGAAGTTACGTCAAATGATGCTTTAACATCGACTTCTAATAGAAGAATCACTGCAACTCCTTTGAGATCTGTAGGAAGTGGAAGTGTGTGTCGTAGGATCAATGCAACTCCTCGTTCACAAAGT AAAACTGCTCCGTCTCCATGTGTGCTACTCACAACCAgtaaaataaatgataaaaagTTCAGTTCTGATCAATTTAAGAAG ATTTGTGCATTTGTTGGAGAACGATCAGAAGACTTTGATCCAAAATCCTTGAAGCCATTAACTCTATCATCCTTCGTACAAACAATATCTATGCTGTTTAGAGAATTGGATCCAAGAATAAATATTAATATGGCAAATTATAAAGAAGttgttttcaaatatttgaagCTCTATAAATATCCAGGTCCAGTTTCAATGTCATTACTTAAATCAG TCAATACTAATCTTTCTTGGACACAGGTCATGTCTATTTTTGGTTGGCTTGTTGATTTGATACATGAAACCTCAAAACCAGTG GGTATGTTGGAACAGTATATATTAGGTAGAGCTCAAACTGCTTTTCGACCAGGATCTGAGACCAAAGGATTACACATTGAATACATTG AGGAAATCTTGAATTTCGATAGAACAGAAGGTGAAATATTAGAAAACGAATGCGAAATTTTGAGACAAGAAGCGGAGGCTAAAGTAGTTctcataaatgaaaaaaagacaaaaaatgAC atGTTATGTGAAACTCTTCAACAAATGGAAATCGATATAAAAGAATTCAAAGAAGATAACCTTGAAGATAAAATTAAGAATGAAATCTCCGAGTTACAATCAGAATTCAAAATTAGAG TTATGAAAATTGAAGAGATGAAGGAGATTATTTCGTCACAGCAAAAAATAATTGCTAACCAAAAGTACTCGTTGAAAGATAAACAGGAActcctgaaaaaaattgaagagaagaaaTACTCTTTGTCGTTGAAAAAGGAAGAGTTGGAAAATATATATAAGTTGAAGGATGATTACGATTACCAACAAACCAACTATAGGAGAAAg atcGAAACTGAAATCCACAAAATAAACGGCAGGCTTTTACAACTCCCTCTGGGAAATTTTGTGGATGACGCCAAAAAAATTCGTTTACCAGATCGTGGAATGCACAAACCGAAATTCATAGAG GAGATAGAAGAAAAGAAGCAATTATTAGAGAATATTTCTGAGAAGATCAGTAGTGAGTTTCAAGAAACACAAGTAGTTTTATCCCGGAAAACTAATTCATTGAACAAATTATGTTCAGAGGTCAATAAACAGAACAAAGAGAACGATTTGTTGAAGAAAGAAATAGAGCAGATAAGTGTAGAAAAAAGTAGA gtattatttgaatttgatgttcaacaaaaacaacatgaaaataaaacaatacAGTTGATACAAAATGCGCCCGATATTGAGtctatcaaaaataaaaaagaagaaTTACAGAAAGA GGTTTTAgttttgagagaaaaattaacCCAAATCGGTGACGAGTGTATGGAGATATGCAAAAAAATACACGAAGAAACAAGGGAAAAGGCAATTCAAATGAGG gcTATTATGGCTGATCTGACAGAGAAAGCAGCAAAAGCTTGCCAAAGTAAAGTACAAAAAGAAACAGAAATTGCCGATATGTTGAGTGAGAATGTGAGTGATTAA
- the LOC123317232 gene encoding dynein axonemal assembly factor 5: MTLKAEEETNVDTVKYSKMICTKLQSEDRKQRKQALNDLQKFLIDKNPDDETLRNVFNETQIYLVNTLRDKSEEVRETGISFLTSLVIHILPINDFYLTYIFPVLVERIGTVELIEESEEIRLELLLFLSKIISKYSNTEQLKPFLNDAVTILCETVKDKYPTIKESSCQCIVSLAQALPRDFHLQAESLIKPVLTCLNHQRFKVRVEGIKCIGEILMHCTYKAVDMVMVPMAEKLFDSIPLVRRTVAQVAKKWLTEYRDRYSFFHKILPLLLTGLNDEVQETREEAAEFWEVVGLQYQQENEKDLKDEMDFLIEPPKYYLEHLKRPNLGCRVLVQRHVGKIAPAIANELQSWQADVRFRCSQLLCAVALHSESLLTMHLQSILPAMFSAARDDDPRVVDNIIRASEIIGLFVPFESWSKLVFPQIENCPHYGHITVLRSLVKGSPKDLIWDRLDEVTEILETDNVCVSRKKKFQNELVKCVETICEKYQAKPDSLVGYHLFKILITTIALRDVDNTHIGLHLLENLSTTLNMDNTQELWNTFLRRLLEEINVDPSAWTMVTTQGCIFELVLTDSGEAFGKHSDYILLILKEVLDTNTDPECRLKMFLALTVAFEAKDVTLKDSNNLTQFFEELIQDVFIPSLVWHAGRTAEAMRTMVANCLKTALSPTPNVDLFANGDTFQPLFDKLIPLLLSLVEDAAWKSRLLALECLVLLKNIAVRKAVWDTDGLVKIYPEIMKRLDDPTEKVREGATRALVGIFEDCPEDFKAVHYKAHHELIIDTLLIHFDDDEENIQDLIFDVLKTMGKINNVQLKSKLERQKLLLRNKKGCESLLEDLN, translated from the exons ATGACTCTGAAAGCTGAGGAAGAAACAAATGTGGATACagtgaaatattccaaaatgaTCTGCACGAAACTGCAGAGCGAGGATCGCAAACAGCGAAAGCAGGCACTCAATGATCTTCAAAAGTTCTTAATCGATAAAAATCCAGATGATGAAACCCTTAGGAATGTATTCAACGAAACACAAATTTACTTGGTGAACACTCTCCGGGATAAATCTGAAGAAGTCAGAGAAACTGGAATTTCTTTTTTGACATCTTTAGTGATCCATATCTTACCTATTAACGATTTCTATTTAACTTATATATTTCCTGTTCTTGTTGAACGCATTGGAACTGTTGAACTGATAGAAGAATCAGAAGAAATAAGGTTGGAATTGCTGCTATTCCTCtcaaaaataatttcgaaatactCCAACACAGAGCAACTGAAACCGTTTTTGAATGATGCTGTCACAATTCTGTGTGAAACGGTAAAAGATAAATATCCAACAATTAAGGAGAGTAGCTGTCAGTGTATTGTATCACTTGCTCAAGCACTGCCAAGGGATTTCCACCTTCAAGCTGAAAGCTTGATAAAACCTGTACTTACATGTTTGAATCATCAAAGGTTCAAAGTGAGAGTAGAAGGAATCAAATGTATTG GTGAAATTCTGATGCACTGCACATACAAAGCCGTTGATATGGTAATGGTACCCATGGcggaaaaattattcgattcaATTCCGTTGGTCAGGAGAACTGTAGCGCAGGTTGCGAAAAAATGGTTGACTGAGTATAGAGACAGATATTCATTCTTCCATAAAATTCTTCCTCTTTTATTGACCGG GTTGAACGATGAAGTTCAGGAAACTAGAGAAGAAGCTGCGGAATTCTGGGAGGTAGTAGGCCTTCAGTACCAACAAGAAAATGAGAAAGATTTGAAGGACGAGATGGATTTCCTTATTGAACCCCCTAAATATTATTTAGAGCACT tGAAAAGGCCCAATTTGGGATGCAGAGTGCTCGTGCAAAGACATGTGGGCAAAATAGCACCAGCCATAGCGAACGAACTGCAGAGTTGGCAGGCAGACGTGAGATTCAGATGTAGTCAACTGCTTTGCGCAGTCGCATTGCATTCGGAAAGTCTCCTAACCATGCACCTCCAGTCGATTCTACCTGCCATGTTTTCCGCTGCCAGAGACGATGATCCAAGGGTGGTGGATAAT ATTATTCGAGCTTCCGAAATAATAGGCCTGTTTGTACCATTCGAATCTTGGAGCAAGCTGGTTTTCCCCCAAATCGAGAACTGCCCCCATTACGGTCATATCACGGTGCTGAGGAGCCTGGTGAAAGGAAGCCCTAAGGATCTGATATGGGATCGTTTGGATGAAGTGACGGAAATTTTGGAAACTGACAATGTATGCGTGAGCAGAAAA aaaaaattccaaaacgAACTGGTTAAGTGCGTTGAAACGATTTGTGAGAAATATCAAGCTAAACCAGACTCTCTCGTGGGCTACCATCTTTTCAAAATCCTGATAACAACAATTGCGCTCAGAGATGTTGATAATACTCATATCGGTTTACACCTCTTGGAAAATTTGAGTACTACCCTGAATATGGACAACACTCAAGAGCTGTGGAACACTTTTTTGAGAAGATTACTTGAGGAGATCAACGTTGATCCATCAGCATGGACCATGGTCACTACCCAAGGGTGTATATTCGAACTTGTTCTCACAGATTCCG GTGAGGCCTTTGGGAAACATTCGGATTATATTTTGTTGATACTCAAGGAAGTTCTCGACACCAATACAGACCCTGAATGCAGGCTGAAAATGTTTTTAGCCTTGACGGTGGCTTTCGAGGCCAAAGATGTAACATTGAAGGATTCAAACAACTTGACGCAGTTCTTTGAGGAATTAATACAAG acgTATTCATTCCTTCGTTGGTGTGGCACGCAGGAAGGACAGCGGAAGCTATGCGAACGATGGTGGCCAATTGCTTGAAAACCGCCCTGTCTCCAACGCCTAACGTTGACCTATTCGCCAACGGTGATACTTTCCAACCCCTTTTCGACAAACTGATACCACTTCTATTGTCCCTGGTCGAAGATGCAGCCTGGAAAAGTAGGCTTTTGGCGCTGGAATGCCTGGTTTTACTGAAGAACATCGCTGTGCGCAAAGCCGTTTGGGACACAGACGGATTAGTTAAAATTTACCCAG AAATCATGAAACGCTTGGATGATCCAACAGAGAAAGTACGAGAGGGTGCAACTAGAGCACTTGTTGGGATATTCGAAGATTGTCCAGAAGACTTCAAAGCTGTTCATTACAAAGCACATCACGAGCTTATCATAGATACGTTACTCATACATTTCGACGATGATGAGGAAAATATACAAGATCTGATATTTG ATGTCCTCAAAACAATGGGAAAAATCAATAATGTCCAACTGAAATCCAAGCTCGAAAGGCAGAAGTTATTATTACGGAACAAGAAAGGTTGCGAATCCTTACTAGAGGATCTCAACTGa